In the genome of Cronobacter malonaticus LMG 23826, one region contains:
- a CDS encoding ABC-F family ATPase, which yields MLVTSNVTMQFGSKPLFENISVKFGGGNRYGLIGANGSGKSTFMKILGGDLQPSAGNVSLDPNERIGKLRQDQFAFEQYTVLDTVIMGHSELWEVKQERDRIYSLPEMSEEDGYKVADLEVKYGEMDGYSAESRAGELLLGVGIPLEQHYGPMSEVAPGWKLRVLLAQALFSNPDILLLDEPTNNLDIDTIRWLEQTLNDRDSTMIIISHDRHFLNMVCTHMADLDYGELRVYPGNYDEYMTAATQARERLLADNAKKKAQIADLQSFVSRFSANASKSRQATSRARQIDKIKLEEVKASSRQNPFIRFEQDKKLFRNALEVEAMTKGFDNGPLFKNVGLLLEVGEKLAILGANGVGKSTMLKTLVGELQPDNGTVKWSENAQIGYYAQDHEYEFENDLTVFDWMSQWKQEGDDEQAVRSILGRLLFSQDDIKKPAKVLSGGEKGRMLFGKLMMQKPNILVMDEPTNHLDMESIESLNAALEMYQGTLIFVSHDREFVSSLATRVIEITPERVVDFSGGYEDYLRSKGIE from the coding sequence GTGTTAGTTACCAGCAACGTCACCATGCAGTTCGGCAGTAAGCCGCTGTTTGAAAACATTTCCGTCAAGTTTGGCGGCGGCAACCGTTACGGTCTGATTGGCGCCAACGGGAGCGGCAAGTCCACTTTCATGAAAATCCTCGGCGGCGATCTACAGCCGAGCGCGGGCAACGTCTCGCTCGATCCGAACGAACGCATCGGTAAGCTGCGTCAGGATCAGTTCGCGTTTGAACAATATACCGTGCTGGACACCGTAATTATGGGTCACAGCGAGCTGTGGGAAGTGAAGCAGGAACGCGATCGCATCTACAGCCTGCCGGAGATGAGCGAAGAAGACGGCTATAAGGTGGCCGATCTCGAAGTGAAATATGGCGAAATGGACGGCTACAGCGCGGAGTCCCGCGCGGGCGAGCTGCTGCTGGGCGTCGGTATTCCGCTGGAGCAGCACTACGGCCCGATGAGCGAAGTTGCCCCTGGCTGGAAGCTGCGTGTCCTGCTGGCGCAGGCGCTGTTCTCCAACCCGGATATCCTGCTGCTCGACGAACCGACGAACAACCTGGACATCGACACCATTCGCTGGCTGGAGCAGACGCTGAACGATCGCGACAGCACCATGATTATCATTTCGCACGACCGTCACTTCCTGAACATGGTCTGCACCCATATGGCGGATCTCGACTACGGCGAGCTGCGCGTTTATCCGGGCAACTACGACGAATACATGACCGCCGCGACCCAGGCGCGCGAACGCCTGCTGGCGGACAACGCCAAGAAAAAGGCCCAGATCGCCGACCTGCAATCGTTCGTGAGCCGCTTTAGCGCCAACGCCTCGAAATCCCGTCAGGCGACCTCCCGCGCCCGCCAGATTGATAAAATCAAACTGGAAGAGGTGAAAGCCTCCAGCCGCCAGAACCCGTTTATCCGCTTCGAGCAGGATAAAAAGCTGTTCCGCAACGCGCTGGAAGTGGAAGCGATGACCAAAGGCTTCGATAACGGCCCGCTGTTTAAAAACGTCGGCCTGCTGCTGGAAGTGGGCGAGAAGCTGGCGATCCTCGGCGCGAACGGCGTGGGTAAATCCACCATGCTGAAAACGCTGGTGGGCGAACTGCAACCGGATAACGGCACCGTAAAATGGTCCGAGAATGCGCAGATTGGCTACTACGCGCAGGATCACGAGTATGAGTTCGAAAACGATCTGACCGTTTTCGACTGGATGAGCCAGTGGAAGCAGGAAGGCGACGACGAGCAGGCGGTACGCAGCATTCTCGGACGTCTGCTGTTCAGCCAGGATGACATCAAAAAGCCCGCTAAAGTGCTCTCTGGTGGTGAAAAGGGCCGTATGCTGTTCGGCAAGCTGATGATGCAAAAACCGAACATTCTGGTGATGGACGAACCGACCAACCACCTGGATATGGAATCGATCGAATCGCTGAACGCCGCGCTGGAAATGTACCAGGGTACGCTGATTTTCGTCTCCCACGACCGTGAGTTTGTCAGCTCTCTCGCGACCCGCGTGATTGAAATTACCCCAGAACGCGTGGTGGATTTCTCCGGCGGTTACGAAGATTATCTGCGCAGCAAAGGCATCGAATAA